The genomic DNA AGGTCTATGCCCGCTTTGAAATGTGAATCAGATGACATGCTAACCTCGCATCAAATTACGTATCGTTTCCCCTTTAGCCTCAGCCTTCACCTTTTCCTTGGTCTTGACATAACACTAGTTCCTGCCCAGCATCTCGAGCCCGATGTTCAGATAGTCGAGCATGTGACGGGTGATGAGGAACTTTTCCCTCACAGACTCTTTAGCTCGCGCGCCCATTTCTGCGGCCATATCGCTGTCCTGCAACAACTGGACGATCTTCGCAGCGCACTGAGAGAAATCTGTGGGAGTCACCAAGAATCCCGTCACCCCGTCTTCAATCTGTGTTGGGATGCCGCCGACGTTGGAAGCCACCACCGGCGTCCCCTTCCACAACGCTTCTGTTACTACCAATCCGAATCCCTCCCGGGTGGACTTCTGAACGATTACCGCGGAATAGCGCTGCAACACGTTTACAAGAACAGGGTCATCTCCGCGTACGAACAGTACATCACCAGATTCCAGATACTGTTTTGCCGTTTGTGCCATCCGCTCATAGATACGCGCCCCTTCAGGATCGTCACTGGCCATATTGTAGCAGAAAACGAGCCGGCAATCTACCTCCTTTCGCACTTCCTGCCACACCTTTATCACTCCTTCGGGATCCTTCCACGGATCAAACCGCGACACCTGAGTAATAAGCGGCTTATCGGTAGGGATTCGCTCTCTGTCGAAATATCTATCGATCACCTCCTGGGAAAGGTCCATATTCTTCGGTGAAAGTGGATCGATAGAAGGGGACACAATCCGCTGCTCTACCTCAAGATCTTCCCGCCTGTAATCATCTGCTGAAACAATCATCCGTTCGTATTCGAGAACGAAAGGTTCCATGAAATGCCACGCCTGACTGTTCGGCTGAGTGATATCGATGTGACAGCGCCAGACCCACGGTGCCTCGTGATCCACAAAACGAACGAGCCCGGCGGGCTGTGGGTCGTGAATGATTACCACATCATGACCCAAGTCTGCAAATTGGGCAAACTTCTCATTGGTACGGCTGTACAGATCAAGTTCCTCTTGCGAAAAGGTCACCTCCTCATCCCCCTGAAGGGCGTTGTGAAACTTCTTGGTCACTTCAAAGAATTCCGGCGTGCCGTGAAGGACGCGCCAGTCAGTCCTCACACCGATATCATTCATCAAAAGAACCAGATTGTCGAGGATTTCCGCCACACCGCCGCCGAAGGCGGTAGCGTTCACGTGCACCATAGTGGCACCGGACAGTTTCTCCGCCTTTTCCCGGATCTCGGTCAGAACTGAATCCGATACTGTCCCGCGATAGTCATCAAGATGTTTCATATTCGTTTCCTGTTTCTTGTTTGCCTTCAATCAGTTGTAACTCTTCCATAATCCTGAATTGAGTTGCTTCGTTATCACCATCCCATCGTAATCTTCCCATAAGTTGGCAAGACTACTGCGCGGCCTCCTTTTGGACTAACAGTACTTTTTTCCACCACAGCGATATGGCTGCCAGACCGAGTAGCACCATGAACCACGCACTCAGGCTTGAACTCCCCGGCCCCGGCAGCATCAGTTTTCCCACTCCCACCAGGAGAAGGAATATGGTTGCCGCTACCGTTATAACAAGATATGCACCGTCACGAAATGCCTGGCCCGGCTGTCCGGCGTCAAACCCAAGTCTCGCTGCTGTTTTTCTCCAGAGGCCGGGAGGTGTGATCCTTCTATAGAACTCATCCAAGATGCTCTCATCCGTTTCAGGTGTCAGTACCGTCACCACGAGAACAGCCACGGTTGATGATACGGACATGAGCAGCAGCCGCAGCCACTCATCGTTTACGCTAAATAGAATAATCGGAGCAACAATCAGCGACGTCGCAATGGCCGCCACTTCCGAATAGAGGTTTATCCGTTCCCACAGCCAGCGAAGCACAAGCACAGACCCCATCCCAGCACCAAACAGGAGTGATATGTACCACGCCGTCTGGATGGAGCCGAGATTGGCCATAATGGTAAGAGCAATAGCAAGGATGAGGATGTTTGAGAGACGGGCAATGAGCACCAGCTCCTTGGATGACGGCTGCCGCTTCAACCACGCTTCATTTACAATCCGCTTGTAGATGTCATTACTCCAGTAGCTTGCACCCCAAGTCAGATGAGTGTCGATGGTGGACGCCAGCGCCGCCAGTAGTCCTGTAAGCATGAGCCCCCTGATCCCCACCGGCAGCAGATCTTTGATGCCGGTAGCAAAGAGTATCTCCCGGCTGGCCACGAACGCCTCGCCGCTGGCTGCGGCGGGATCATAGGGATAGAGCACCAGAAGCGCAACGCCGATAGGTAGCCAGAAGAGGCTTCTCACCAGCACCTGAGCAACAGTAAAGACAAAGCCGGCAAAGCGAGCTCCCGTATCCGTCCGGCACGCCATGGTTCTCTGTGCCAGATAACCCGTACCGTCGCTGTTCATCTGAAAGAACCACTGCAATCCTATCAAAACAAGGAATGGGAGTACAGCATCCCAGCTGTTGGGGCTGAAGGAGAGCATTTCGCTGGTACGAACCTCTCCATAGAGTAATACCATTTTGTCAATCATGCCACCCAGTCCGCCAGCTTTGGTTACAGCGATGACCGCGTAGATGAAGGTCGCAATCATGGCCACAGAAAACTGGACAATATCGGTGGCAACAACGCTTCTCAGTCCGCCGGTGGTTGAATAGAGGGCGACAAAAGCGAGGATTGTCACGATGCTCAGGATATTGTTCGCAGTGGCGATCCACGTCTCCAGTCCTGTGACACCGGATGAAAGTTCCACACCCACGGCCTGAACCCAACCGAGGATGATATCATAGACGCCGGCAGGTAGCCATTCGTGCCACAGTAGAAATGTCTCTGAGATGCGGATGGCCGCCACCAGCACCATGGCCATAACCGTGCAGTTGATGACGGTGCCGTAGTAGACTGCTTTGAGACCTCTCAGGGCGAGGACACCTTTGCCGCTGTAACGAACTTCCGTAAACTCGGCGTCGGTGAGAATCATGGAG from Candidatus Neomarinimicrobiota bacterium includes the following:
- a CDS encoding glycosyltransferase; translation: MKHLDDYRGTVSDSVLTEIREKAEKLSGATMVHVNATAFGGGVAEILDNLVLLMNDIGVRTDWRVLHGTPEFFEVTKKFHNALQGDEEVTFSQEELDLYSRTNEKFAQFADLGHDVVIIHDPQPAGLVRFVDHEAPWVWRCHIDITQPNSQAWHFMEPFVLEYERMIVSADDYRREDLEVEQRIVSPSIDPLSPKNMDLSQEVIDRYFDRERIPTDKPLITQVSRFDPWKDPEGVIKVWQEVRKEVDCRLVFCYNMASDDPEGARIYERMAQTAKQYLESGDVLFVRGDDPVLVNVLQRYSAVIVQKSTREGFGLVVTEALWKGTPVVASNVGGIPTQIEDGVTGFLVTPTDFSQCAAKIVQLLQDSDMAAEMGARAKESVREKFLITRHMLDYLNIGLEMLGRN
- a CDS encoding Na+:solute symporter, with product MIDLAIVLAFVIYSVSAGFRARSKASRNLVEYFLAGRSIPGWKAGFSMAATQYAADTPLLVMGLMATGGIFMLWRLWIYALAFLLMGFVLGRAWRRSMILTDAEFTEVRYSGKGVLALRGLKAVYYGTVINCTVMAMVLVAAIRISETFLLWHEWLPAGVYDIILGWVQAVGVELSSGVTGLETWIATANNILSIVTILAFVALYSTTGGLRSVVATDIVQFSVAMIATFIYAVIAVTKAGGLGGMIDKMVLLYGEVRTSEMLSFSPNSWDAVLPFLVLIGLQWFFQMNSDGTGYLAQRTMACRTDTGARFAGFVFTVAQVLVRSLFWLPIGVALLVLYPYDPAAASGEAFVASREILFATGIKDLLPVGIRGLMLTGLLAALASTIDTHLTWGASYWSNDIYKRIVNEAWLKRQPSSKELVLIARLSNILILAIALTIMANLGSIQTAWYISLLFGAGMGSVLVLRWLWERINLYSEVAAIATSLIVAPIILFSVNDEWLRLLLMSVSSTVAVLVVTVLTPETDESILDEFYRRITPPGLWRKTAARLGFDAGQPGQAFRDGAYLVITVAATIFLLLVGVGKLMLPGPGSSSLSAWFMVLLGLAAISLWWKKVLLVQKEAAQ